Within the Amycolatopsis sp. 195334CR genome, the region CGCCGAGTTCTCCGGCAACGCGGCGAAGAAGGAGGAGCTGCTCGCCGAGGCCGAGAAGATCGATCCGAGCGCGAACCTGGAGGCGGCGAAGTCGCAGCTGCGCAAGGTCCAGGAGCGGTGGGACGAGATCGGGAAGGTGCCGCGGGAGCGCATCCGCGACCTGGACTCGCGGCTGAAGGCCGTGCAGGACCGCGTGCGCGGGGCCGAGGAGAGCAAGTGGCGCCGGACCGACCCGGAAGCCCAGGCCAGGGCGGCGCAGTTCCGCGAGCGGGTCGAGCAGTTCGAGTCGCAGGCGGCGAAGGCCAGAGCCGCCGGGGACGAGCGGCGCGCGAAGAAGGCCGACGAGCAGGCCGCGCAGTGGCGGGAGTGGCTGGACGCCGCGGAACGGGCCGTCGCGGACCGCTGACACGGCCGACGCGCTAGGCCGACGCGGTGGCTCGACGGGCGCGTAACTCGACGGGCGGTAGCTCGACGGGCGGTAGCTCGACGGGACGGTAGCTCGACGGGCGGTAGCTCGACGGGGCAGTAGCTCGACGGGGCAGTAGCTCGACGGGGCAGTAGCTCGACGGGGCAGTAGCTCGACGGGGCAGTAGTCGCTGGGGCGGGGCATCACCGAGGTGGTGCCCCGCCTTTGCTGTGTCCGGCCCCGCAGTGGGAGGAGCTTCCCGCGGGGGTCAGGGGCGCGGCAGGCTTCGACGGCGCCGCGCCGGGACCGGGGCTGGGCGGCCTCGGGCGGCGGCGGGGGCCGGCTGGTGCGTCCGCAGGTACGCGTCCCTGGTGTGGTCCACGTGCTCCCGCATGATGCGCGCGGCGGCCTCCGGGTCCTTCCGCTCGATGGCGTCGACCAGTGCGTGGTGCTCCCGCCACGCCTGCGCCCCGCGCTGCCGGGTGATCGCCGGGTAGTGGGCGCTCACCCGCAGGTCGACCTGCCCGACGAAGTCCAGCAGCGCCGGGTTCCCGGACAGCTCCGCCACGCAGTCGTGCAGGGTGGTGCTCGCCGCGAGCACGGCGTCCAGGTCCCCGGCGGCGAGGGCGGCGTCCCCGTCGGCGCAGAGGCGGCGCAGCCGTCGCACCTCGTCGGCGCCGGCGTGCAGGGCGGCCAGCCTGGCCGCTTCGGCCGCCAGCACGGCCCTCACGGCCAGTAGCTGCTCCACCTCTTGACCGGTCGGGTGCATGCACAACCCCCACACGTTCGGGTGCGTCTACGACACTTTGAGTGAACCCTACTAGCGCCGGCTGGATTCAGCTGCGCGACCAGGCCGCCCGCATCCACTGGAACGCGATCACCACGGTGGCGATCACCGCGAGGATCAGGCCGGCCCCCGGCCCGCCGCCGACCGCGCCGCTGGCCTGCGAGGACTGCTGCGACCAGATCGCCAGCATGCCGTCGACCGAGGCGAACCAGCCGCCGATGGCGCACCCCCACGCGATCCACCACCGCCGGGTGATCAGCACGAGCATCGAGCCGAGCACGCCGAACCCGGTCGAGGTGACCGCGAACAGCTGCGGGATCGGCCCGGCCGCCCCGCCGAGCACCTGCCAGCCGACGTGCCCGCCCGCCCACGGCAGCAACATGCCGATCATCAGCACCAGCACCGCGACCGACACGACCAGGGCGCGGTGCCCGAGGTCGACCGTACGCGACGCCTTGCGCACCACCTGGTCGACGTCGGCACCCAGCTCGTCGACGGATTCGTCCGGCGTGCTCACAGCGCGCACCCCCCGGTGACCGCGGGCAGCGGGGCCGGCGCGCCGATGCTCGGCAGGCCCAGGCTCACCCCGTTCGTCTTCGGCCGGAGCCCGGCTTCGGCGTTGTCACCGGCGCGGGTGCGGCGGTGCGAGAGCAGTTCCCCGTCGGCCACCAGGTGGTGCGGCGCGCCGTAGGTGATCACCGTCTCGACGACGTCCCCCGGCCGCACGTGCTGCTCGCCCGGGGTGAAGTGCACCAGCCTGCCGTCTCGGGCGCGCCCGCTCATCCGCAGCGTCTCCGCGTCCTTGCGGCCCTCACCGGCCGCGACCAGCAGCTCGACCTTCCGGCCGACCAGCTTCTTGTTCTCCTCCCACGCCACCTCGTTCTGCAGCGCGACCAGCCGGTCGTAGCGCTCCTGCACGACCTCCTTGGCCAGTTGCCCGGGCATCTCGGCGGCCGGCGTGCCCGGCCGCTTCGAGTACTGGAAGGTGAACGCGCTGGAGAACCGCGCCTGCCGCACCACGTCGAGCGTGGCCTGGAAGTCCTCTTCGGTCTCCCCCGGGAAACCCACGATGATGTCGGTGGTGATCGCCGCCGCCGGCATCGCCGCGCGCACCTTGTCCAAAATGGACAGGAATCGGGTGGACCGGTACGAGCGCCGCATCTCCTTGAGCACCCGGTCCGAACCGGACTGCAGCGGCATGTGCAGCTGCGGGCAGACGTTCGGGGTCTCGGCCATCGCGTCGATCACGTCGTCGGTGAACGCGGCCGGGTGCGGCGAGGTGAACCGCACGCGCTCCAGCCCCTCGACCGAACCGCACGAGCGCAGCAGCTTCGAGAACGCGTCCCGCTCGCCGAACTCGACGCCGTAGGAATTGACGTTCTGCCCGAGCAGGGTCACTTCGAGCACGCCCTCGGCGACCAGCGCCTCGACCTCGGCCAGGATCTCGCCCGGCCACCGGTCGCGCTCCTTGCCGCGCAGCGAGGGCACGATGCAGAAGGTGCAGGTGTTGTTGCAGCCCACCGAGATCGACACCCAGCCCGAGTAGGCCGAGTCGCGCCGCGCGGGCAGCGTGGAGGGGAAGGTCTCCAGCGACTCGAGGATCTCCACCTGCGCTTCGGTGTTGTGCCGGGCGCGCTCCAGCAGGGTCGGCAGCGAGCCGATGTTGTGCGTGCCGAAGACCACGTCCACCCACGGTGCCCGCTTGACGATCTCGCCGCGGTCCTTCTGCGCCAGGCAGCCGCCGACGGCGATCTGCATGTCCGGCTTGGCGGTCTTGGCCGGGCGGAGGTGGCCGAGCGTGCCGTACAGCTTGTTGTCGGCGTTCTCCCGCACCGCGCAGGTGTTGAAGACCACCACGTCCGGTGCGTCGTCGGTGGCCGGCCGGTAGCCTGCCGCCTCCAGCTGCCCGGCCAGGCGCTCGGAGTCGTGGACGTTCATCTGGCAGCCGAACGTGCGGATCTGGAAGGTGCGGGACACAAAAGCTCCTTAGGCGAATCTGCCTCCAGGGTAGGCCCCGCCGGTCACAGCCCGAGATGCAGGCGCAGCGCCGCCTCCACCCGCTCCATCAGCGCGGGCGTCAGCTTGCCCGCCCGGCGGCCCACCCGCTCCACCGAAACCGACCTGACCTGCTCGGCCTGCGCCTTCGAATCCACCGCCAGCCCGCACTCGGCCGCGGGCAGCAGCACCTGGAACGGGAACACCCGGCGCACGTTCGAGGTCACCGGCACCACGGTGACCACGCCCCGGCCCAGCCGCCCGGCCATCACGTTGGCCCCGTCGTTGCTCACGATCACCGCCGGCCTGGTCTTGTTCGACTCGCTGCCCCGCGCGGGCTCGAAGTTGACCAGCCGGATCTCGGCCCGCCGCATCAGCGCGCCAGCACCCCGTCACCGGTGGCCGCGTCCCATTCGGCTTCGTCCCCGAGCGCGGCCCACTCGTCCCACGCCGCGCGGTAGTCGTCCTCCAGCTGGGAGGCCCGCAGCAGCTCCAGCGCGCGGTGCACCACCGCCGACCGCGAGGGCACGTCCGCCGCGGCGGCGTAGTGGTCGATGAAGGCCACATCCTCGTCGGAAAGGCTGACGCTCAATTTCATACCCCCTATGCTACTTGGGGTGCCACCACGGCACTACCGGATCGTAACCGGGATGTACGACATTTCCGGTCGCGGAGCTGGCACCATCTGCGGTCGTGACAGCTCTGACACGGGTGACCGCCGCCGTGCTCCTGCTGCTCACCACCCTCACCGCGTGCGGATCGGACTTCGCCGGCACGCGGTTGCGGATCGCCGCGGGCAACGACCGGGGCGTCTACTACCAGCTCGCGCAGCCGCTGGCCGGGGCGTGGGCGGCCGGGCTGGCGATCGAACGACCGGAGATCCAGCAGACCCGCGGCTCCCCCGACAACCTGGCGCGCCTGCGCGCGGGCACCGCCGACGTCGCGTTCAGCGCGGCCGACGTGGCCACCGACCCCAGCGGCGAACCCAACCTCGCCGCGCTCGCCCGGATCTACGACGACTACCTGCACGTGGTGGTCCGGGCCGACTCGCCGGTGCGCTCGCTGGCCGACCTGCGCGGGCGCCGGGTGGCGATCGGCTCGCCGGAGTCCGGCGTGGCGGTGATCGCGCAGCTGCTGCTCAACGCCAGCGGGCTGGGCGACCCCGGTTCGATGACCGTGCGCTACCTCGGCCTCGACGAATCGCTCGGCGCGCTGGAACGCCGCGAGATCGACGCCTTCTTCTGGTCCGGCGGCCTGCCGACGAACTCGATCAGCACGCTGGCCAACCGCATCCCGCTGCGGCTGATCGACGTCGGCGAGGCGATGCCCGAGATGCGCCGGGTCAACCCGGTGTACCGCACCGCGACCATTCCCGGCTCCACCTACCCCCAGTCCGGCGGGCCGGTGACCACGCTGGTGGTGCCCAACTTCCTGGTGGTGCCGACGACCATGTCCGACGACGTGGCCGAGGCGCTCACCCGCGGGCTGTTCGACGCGCGCCCCGAACTGGCCAAGGCGAACACCGCGGCGTTGTCGATCGACCTGCGGCCCGCGATCGAGACCGCGCCGATGGCGCTGCACCCCGGCGCGCTCCGTTATTACCGCAACCTCAAGAACTAGCCCACCCGTCGCCCGCCGCCACCCTCAACGGAGCGCTCCGCGCCGCCACTCGCGGGCAGTTCGACGGCGATCCGCAGCCCGCCGCCGTCGGGCAGGTCCAGCTTCAGCGAGCCACCGGCCCTGGCCACGATCTCCGCCACAATGGACAGTCCCAGCCCGGACCCGGCCACGTTCTGGTGCGCCGTGCTGCGCCAGAACCGGTCGGTGGCCCGTTCCAGTTCCTCCACGCGCAGACCGGGCCCGTGGTCGCGCACGGTCAGCCGGATGGTGTCGTCCACTGTGGAGGTCCGCACGCAGACCGAGGTGCCCGCCCCGGTGAACTTCAACGCGTTGTCCAGCAGGGCGTCCAGCACGGCTTCCAGCCCGCGCGGCGGGGCCAGCGCGCGCACGCCGTCGGTCGAGCCCTCCACGTCGAGGCTGACCTCGCGGGCCACCGCCACCACGTTCCAGTCCGAAGCGCGCTCGGCGACCACGGTGTCCACGTCGACCGCGACCAGTTCACCCGCCGAGGCTTCCGCGCGCGCCATCGACAGCAGGCCGTCGAGCACCTGGTTGAGCCGATCCGCTTCGGCGACCGCGGCCTCGCGGTGTTCCTCGGCTTCGGTGTCCACGTGCCCTTCGAGATTCACCAACCGCAGCTTCAACGCGGTCAGCGGATTCCGCAACTGGTGGGACGCGTCGGCCACGAAAGCCCGTTGCGCGGCTAGTGCTTCCCCTACACTTGCCGCCATCATGTCGAACGAGCGGCCGAGCTGCTGCAGTTCGACCGGGCCGCTCTCCTCCCCCACCCGAGCCACCTCGCGCCCGCTCACCACGGCCTCGACCAGTGAGCCGGTGGCCTCGTCGAGCCGGCGCACCGGGCGCAGGATCCAGCGCACCAGCGGCAGCGCCACCAGCAGCGCCAGGCAGAAGGCGATCATGCCGATGGTGGCGATCAGCACCCACCACAGCGTCACCTCCTGGCGCGCCTGCGCGGTCGGTGACTCGGTGACCACCACGCCGCGCACGTCACCGTCGATGAGCACCGGTTCGGCCAGCACCAGCGTGCCCTCGTCCCACGGCACCAGCATCGGCCCCGGCTCGGAGTGGCGGCCGGCCAGCGCCGACTGCACCTGCCCGGCCACGCGCGTGTCGGCCAGGTCCAGCTTGATCGAGCCGGGCACCGTGCCGGAGGTGGCCGTGGGCCGTCCGTCCTGGTTGAGCACGGCGACCGCGATCCCGTAGACCTCGGAGTACCGGCGCAGTTCGGCCGCGATGAGGTCCGGATCGCTCTGGATCAGCGGCCGCTGCGCCAGCGAGGCGAAGCGCGCGGTGTCGGTGAGGCGGTCGAGGAACAGCGTCTGCCCGGCGCTGCCCGCCACGCTCACCGCCAGCGGCACCCCCAGCCCGAACACCAGCAGTGCGACCAGCGAAAGCACCGTGGCCTGCAGCCGGACACGCATGTCACTCCCCGTCTGGCCGCGCACCCAGCCGGTAACCGACCCCGCGCACCGTCTCGATCAGCTCGGCCCGGCCGAGTTTCGTTCGCAGGGTAGCGACATGGACGTCCAGTGAGCGGCTTTCCGCCTGACCTCGCCGTCCCCACAGCTCGGTCAGCAGCCGGTCGCGCGAGCACACCGAGCCGCCCTCGGCGGCGATCAGCTTCAGCACGCCGAATTCCTTGCGCGAAAGCGTGATCACCTCACCACCCGCGGTCACCTCGTGCCGGTCGAGGTCGATCAGCACGTCGGCGACGCGGATCGCGCCGGTCGCCGCTCTGGCCGGTTCACCGCGGCGACGGCGGACCGCGTGCACCCTGGCCACCAGTTCGTCCACGTCGTACGGCTTGACCAGGTAATCGTCGGCGCCCGAGCGCAGGCCGAGGATGCGGTCGTCGACCTCACCCCTGGCGGAGACCACGATGATCGCCACGTCGCTGATCTCGCGGATCCGCCAGCACAGCACCATGCCGTCCACGTCCGGCAGGCCCAGGTCGAGCAGCACCACGTCGACGTCGGCGATCCGGTCCAGCACCTCCGCGCCCGAGGCCAGGCGGCGGACCGACAGCCCGCGGCGCAGCAGCGCGGGCACCAGAGCGTCGGCCACCCGGTCGTCGTCCTCGACGAGCAGAACGCGCACGCCGGCTCCTTTCCGGTGGGTTGAGATCGATTTGAAACCCTAAGTGTTAGTCAAGCGGGCTTTACACCCTGACGGAGCAGAGTAAGTTTCCGCCATCGCCGACTCGTCATGCGCGAAAGGGCCTAGTCCAGACCTGCGACAAGGGCCGTGTACGGGGTGTGACTAGAGTTACGGCAACCAAGAAGGACACCGCAGCTCGCCGCCTGGAGGCCAGATGACCACAGCGACGCCGGCGCCGCCGATGATCAAGGCGGCCGCCGTGAACAAGTTCTTCGGCGACCTGCACGTTTTGCGGGACATCGACTTCGAGGTGCCGCGCGGCCAGGTGGTCGTGGTGCTCGGGCCGTCCGGCTCCGGCAAGTCCACGCTGTGCCGGGCGATCAACCGCCTGGAGCCGATCAACTCGGGCGAGATCCACGTGGACGGCAAGCCGCTGCCCGCCGAGGGCAAGGCGCTGGCCGCGCTGCGCGCCGACGTCGGCATGGTCTTCCAGTCGTTCAACCTGTTCGCGCACAAGACCATCGTCGAGAACGTGATGCTGGCGCCGCAGAAGGTCCGCAAGGTCTCCTCGGCCGAGGCGCGCAAGACCGCGATGGAGCTGCTGGAGCGGGTCGGCATCGCCAACCAGGCCGACAAGTACCCGGCGCAGCTCTCCGGCGGTCAGCAGCAGCGCGTGGCCATCGCCAGGGCGCTGGCCATGCGCCCCAAGGTGATGCTGTTCGACGAGCCCACCTCGGCGCTGGACCCGGAGATGGTGCAGGAGGTCCTCGACGTGATGACCAGCCTGGCCGCCGACGGCATGACCATGCTGGTGGTCACCCACGAAATGGGGTTCGCGCGCCGCGCCGCGCACCGGGTGGTGTTCATGTCCGACGGCGAGATCGTCGAGGACTCCACCCCGGACGAGTTCTTCACCAGCCCGAAGTCCGACCGCGCGAAGGACTTCCTCGGCAAGATCCTGACCCACTAGGAAGGAACCTGATCAGATGCGGTTGAGTCGAGTTCTGCGTATGAGCGCAGTCGTCGCGGTTGCGGGCCTCACGCTCGCCGCCTGTGGTGGCGGCGGCGAAAGCGGCAGCAAGAACCTGGTCGCGCGGGCGAAGGACGACAAGAAGATCACCATCGGCATCAAGTTCGACCAGCCGGGGCTCGGGCTCCAGACGCAGTCGGGCAAGCCGGAGGGCTTCGACGTCGACGTGGCGAAGTACATCGCCAAGGAGCTGGGCGTCGAAGAGTCCGGGATCACCTGGAAGGAAGCCCAGTCCGCCGAGCGCGAGAACCTGATCGAGAAGGGTGACGTGGACTTCATCGTCGCCACCTACTCGATCACCGACAAGCGCAAGGAGAAGGTGGCCTTCGCCGGGCCGTACTTCGTCGCGGGCCAGGGCCTGCTGGTGCGGGCGGACAACACCGACATCACCGGCAACACCGCGCTCAACGGCAAGAAGCTGTGCTCGGTCAAGGGTTCCACCCCGGCGCAGAAGATCAAGGACGAGTTCTCCAAGGAGGCGCAGCTGCAGGAGTACGGCAAGTACTCCGACTGCATCACCGCGCTGGAGAACGGCAGCATCGACGCGGTCACCACCGACGACGTCATCCTGGCCGGGTTCGCCGCCAAGAGCCCGGGCAAGTTCAAGCTCGTCGGCGAGGCCTTCTCCAAGGAGAACTACGGGGTCGGCCTGAAGAAGGACGACGCCGAGAGCCGCACCGCGATCGCCAACGCGATCACCAAGATGCAGACCGACGGTGCCTGGAAGAAGTCGCTCGAGACCAACGTCGGCCCGTCCGGCTACAAGATCCCGGAGCCCTCGCCGCTGACCGAGAAGTAAGCGCGAGTCCCTCCCTTTTCCGAATGAAGAAGCACGGCGGCGCGCCGCGACCTGATCGCGGCGCGCCGTCCCATATCCGACGAGGAGTTTTCCGTGTTCGACTTCCTCGGTGACTACGACATCCTCGGTGCCTTCTGGACGACCGTCCAGCTGGCGGCGCTCTCCGCCGTCGGCTCGCTCGTCTGGGGCACGATCCTGGCCGGGATGCGGGTGAGCCCGGTCCCGATCATGCGGGGGTTCGGCACCGCTTACGTCAACGTCGTGCGGAACATTCCGCTGACGGTGATCATCTTCTTCTGCTCCATCGGCCTGGCCTCCACGCTGGCCGTCAACCTGGCGCCGCAGGACTCGCCGACCTTCATCATCGACAACAGCTTCCGCCTCGCCGTCCTCGGTTTCGTGGCCTACACCTCGACCTTCGTCTGCGAGTCGCTGCGCTCGGGCATCAACACGGTGCCGGTCGGCCAGGCCGAGGCAGCCCGCGCGCTGGGCCTGAGCTTCACCCAGGTGCTGCGGATCATCGTGCTGCCGCAGGCGTTCCGCTCGGTGATCGCGCCGCTGGCGAGCGTGCTGATCGCGTTGATCAAGAACACCACGGTGGCCAGCATCATCGGTGTCGCCGAGGCCTCGCTGCTGATGGCGGAGATGATCGAGAACGAGAGCGACGCGATCATCCTGGTGTTCTCGGTGTTCGCACTCGGCTTTGTGCTCCTCACCCTGCCGGTCGGGCTGCTGCTCGGCTGGGTGGCGAAGAAAGTGGCGGTGAAACGATGAGCGGCGCCCCCTCGGTTCTCTACGACGCCCCCGGCCCGAAGGCCAAGGCACGCAACCTCGTCTACTCGGTGATCTTCGCCGCGTTCCTGGTGCTGATCGCCTACCTGGTGATCGCCCAGCTGGCCGCGAAGAACCAGCTGACCGGCGAGAAGTGGACGCCGTTCGTCGAGGGCGGCACGTGGGTGACCTTCCTGCTGCCCGGCCTCGGCTACACCCTGCTGATCGCGGGACTGTCCATTGTGATCGCACTGCCGGTCGGGGCCGTCTTCGGCATCGCGCGGCTGTCCGACCACAAGTGGGTCCGCACCATCGCCGGCATCATCGTGGAGTTCTTCCGCGCCATCCCGGTGCTGATCCTGATGATCTTCGCGAACGAGTTCTACTCGGAGTACACCGATGTGGACTCGGACAACCGCGTGCTCTTCGCCGCAGTGACCGGTCTGGTGCTGTACAACGCTTCCGTGCTCGCCGAGGTGGTGCGCGCCGGCATCCTGTCCCTCCCGAAGGGACAGACGGAGGCCGCGTCGGCGCTGGGCCTGCGCAAGACCCAGACGATGACCAACGTGCTGCTGCCGCAGGCGGTGGCCGCGATGCTGCCCGCCATCGTCAGCCAGCTGGTGGTCATCCTGAAGGACACCGCGCTCGCCGGTGGTGCGCTGTCGGTGCCGGACCTGCTGCGGCAGGCCAACGTGATCTCCGGCAACTTCAACAACACCATTCCGACCTACATCGTCATCGGCATCATCTACGTGGTGCTGAACTTCATCTTGACCAGCTTCGCCTCGTGGCTGCAGAAGAAGCTGTCGCGGCGGAAGAAGGCCCCGAAGGGTGCCGAACCGCTGAGCGAGGCGCCGAACGCGGTGACCGACATGGCCACCGGTCGCGCTGTCTGAGCCGCATCCAGAACGCGAAAAACGGGGCCCGCCATTCCGGCGGCCCCCGTTTTTCGCGTTTCAGGGGCGGTCGGAGGTGCCCCGCCGGAACAGTTTGTTGCCCAGCCAGACGATCGGGTCGTACTTGCGGTCGGCCACGCGCTCCTTCATCGGGATCAGCGCGTTGTCGGTGATGTGGATGCCTTCCGGGCAGACCTCGGTGCAGCACTTGGTGATGTTGCAGTACCCGAGCCCGTGCTCGTCCTGCGCGACGTCCCGGCGGTCGGCCACGTCGAGCGGGTGCATCTCCAGTTCGGCGATCCGCATCAGGTACCGCGGGCCGGCGAACGCCTCCTTGTTCTCCTCGTGGTCACGCACCACGTGGCAGGTGTTCTGGCACAGGAAGCACTCGATGCACTTGCGGAACTCCTGCGAGCGCTCGACGTCCACCTGCTGCATGCGGTAGTCGCCGGGCTTGAGGTCCGCCGGCGGGGTGAACGACGGGATCTCGCGTGCCTTGGTGTAGTTGAACGACACGTCGGTGACCAGGTCCCGGATCACCGGGAAGGTCCGCATCGGGGTCACCGTGATGACCTCGTCCTCGGCGAACACCGACATCCGGGTCATGCACAGCAGGCGCGGGCGGCCGTTGATCTCCGCCGAGCACGAACCGCACTTGCCCGCCTTGCAGTTCCAGCGCACCGCCAGGTCCGGTGCCTGGGTGGCCTGCAGCCGGTGGATGATGTCGAGCACGACCTCACCCTCGTTCACCTCGACGGTGTAGTCCTGCAGTTCGCCGTCGGTGTCGTCGCCGCGCCAGACCCGGAAGCTCGCCTTGTACCCCATCTCAGGCCTGCCTTCCCGGGTGCGTGGTCAGTTCTTCCTCGGTGTAGTACTTCTCCAGCTCGGTCAGCTCGAAGAGTTCGAGGAGGTCCTGCCGCAGCGGCTCCTGCTGCTTCGGCGTGACCGTCACCGGCGGCACCACCTCGTCGCCCGCGTCCACCCGGCACACCAGCAACCTGTTGCGCCACTGGGAATCCATCTGCGGGTGGTCGTCGCGGGTGTGCCCGCCGCGGCTCTCCGTCCTGATCAGCGCCGCCTTGGCCACGCATTCGCTGACCACCAGCATGTTCCGCAGGTCCAGCGCCAGGTGCCAGCCGGGGTTGAACTGCCGGTGCCCCTCGACCACCACCTGGTGCACGCGCTGCCGGATCTCCGCCAGCTTGGCCAGCGCCTGCTCGATCTCCTCGGCCTTGCGGATGATGCCGACCAGGTCGTTCATCGACTGCTGGAGTTCGGTGTGCAGGGTGTACGGGTTCTCCTCGACCCCGTTCGCCGGCGGGTCGAACGGTGCCACGGCCATCTTCGCCGCCGCGTCGACCCGTTCCTGTGACACCACCGGCCTGCGCTCCAGACCCTCCACATAGGACGCCGCGCCGAGGCCGGCGCGCCTGCCGAAGACCAGCAGGTCCGACAGCGAGTTGCCGCCGAGCCGGTTCGAGCCGTGCATGCCGCCGGAGCACTCGCCCGCGGCGAACAGCCCCGGCACCACCGAAGCCGCGGTGTCCGGGTCGACCTCGATCCCGCCCATCACGTAGTGGCAGGTCGGGCCGACCTCCATCGGCTCGGCGGTGATGTCCACATCGGCCAGTTCCTTGAACTGGTGGTACATCGAGGGCAGCCGCCGCCGGATCTCCTCGGCGGGCAACCGGCTGGCGATGTCCAGGAACACCCCGCCGTGCGGGGAACCCCGGCCCGCCTTGACCTCCGAGTTGATCGCCCGCGCCACCTCGTCGCGCGGCAGCAGGTCCGGCGTGCGCCGGTTCTCCTCCTGGTCGGTGTACCAGCGATCGGCCTCGTCCTCGTTGTCCGCGTACTGCCCCTTGAACACGTCGGGGATGTACTCGAACATGAAGCGCTTGTCGTCGGAGTTCTTCAGCACGCCACCGTCACCGCGAACGCCTTCGGTGACCAGGATGCCCTTGACGCTGGGCGGCCAGACCATGCCGGTCGGGTGGAACTGGACGAACTCCATGTTGATCAGCGTCGCCCCGGCGCGCAGTGCCAGCGCGTGCCCGTCCCCGGTGTACTCCCAGGAGTTCGAGGTGACCTTGAACGACTTGCCGATGCCGCCGGTGGCCAGCACCACGGCCGGCGTCTCGAACAACACGAACCGGCCGCTCTCGCGGTAGTAGCCGAAGGCGCCGGCGATCCGGTCGCCGTCCTTGATCAGTTCCGTGACCGTGCACTCGGCGAAGACCTTGATCTTCGCCTCGTAGTCGCCGTGCTCCTTGAAGTCCTCCTGTTGCAGCGAAACGATCTTCTGCTGCATGGTGCGGATCAGCTCGAGCCCGGTGCGGTCACCGACGTGCGCCAGCCGCGGGTAGGTGTGGCCGCCGAAGTTCCGCTGGCTGATCCGGCCGTCGGCGGTGCGGTCGAACAGCGCGCCGTAGGTCTCCAGCTCCCAGACCCGGTCCGGCGCCTCCCGCGCGTGCAGTTCGGCCATGCGCCAGT harbors:
- a CDS encoding FCD domain-containing protein translates to MRAVLAAEAARLAALHAGADEVRRLRRLCADGDAALAAGDLDAVLAASTTLHDCVAELSGNPALLDFVGQVDLRVSAHYPAITRQRGAQAWREHHALVDAIERKDPEAAARIMREHVDHTRDAYLRTHQPAPAAARGRPAPVPARRRRSLPRP
- a CDS encoding HAMP domain-containing sensor histidine kinase — protein: MRVRLQATVLSLVALLVFGLGVPLAVSVAGSAGQTLFLDRLTDTARFASLAQRPLIQSDPDLIAAELRRYSEVYGIAVAVLNQDGRPTATSGTVPGSIKLDLADTRVAGQVQSALAGRHSEPGPMLVPWDEGTLVLAEPVLIDGDVRGVVVTESPTAQARQEVTLWWVLIATIGMIAFCLALLVALPLVRWILRPVRRLDEATGSLVEAVVSGREVARVGEESGPVELQQLGRSFDMMAASVGEALAAQRAFVADASHQLRNPLTALKLRLVNLEGHVDTEAEEHREAAVAEADRLNQVLDGLLSMARAEASAGELVAVDVDTVVAERASDWNVVAVAREVSLDVEGSTDGVRALAPPRGLEAVLDALLDNALKFTGAGTSVCVRTSTVDDTIRLTVRDHGPGLRVEELERATDRFWRSTAHQNVAGSGLGLSIVAEIVARAGGSLKLDLPDGGGLRIAVELPASGGAERSVEGGGGRRVG
- a CDS encoding glutamate ABC transporter substrate-binding protein — translated: MSAVVAVAGLTLAACGGGGESGSKNLVARAKDDKKITIGIKFDQPGLGLQTQSGKPEGFDVDVAKYIAKELGVEESGITWKEAQSAERENLIEKGDVDFIVATYSITDKRKEKVAFAGPYFVAGQGLLVRADNTDITGNTALNGKKLCSVKGSTPAQKIKDEFSKEAQLQEYGKYSDCITALENGSIDAVTTDDVILAGFAAKSPGKFKLVGEAFSKENYGVGLKKDDAESRTAIANAITKMQTDGAWKKSLETNVGPSGYKIPEPSPLTEK
- the miaB gene encoding tRNA (N6-isopentenyl adenosine(37)-C2)-methylthiotransferase MiaB — encoded protein: MSRTFQIRTFGCQMNVHDSERLAGQLEAAGYRPATDDAPDVVVFNTCAVRENADNKLYGTLGHLRPAKTAKPDMQIAVGGCLAQKDRGEIVKRAPWVDVVFGTHNIGSLPTLLERARHNTEAQVEILESLETFPSTLPARRDSAYSGWVSISVGCNNTCTFCIVPSLRGKERDRWPGEILAEVEALVAEGVLEVTLLGQNVNSYGVEFGERDAFSKLLRSCGSVEGLERVRFTSPHPAAFTDDVIDAMAETPNVCPQLHMPLQSGSDRVLKEMRRSYRSTRFLSILDKVRAAMPAAAITTDIIVGFPGETEEDFQATLDVVRQARFSSAFTFQYSKRPGTPAAEMPGQLAKEVVQERYDRLVALQNEVAWEENKKLVGRKVELLVAAGEGRKDAETLRMSGRARDGRLVHFTPGEQHVRPGDVVETVITYGAPHHLVADGELLSHRRTRAGDNAEAGLRPKTNGVSLGLPSIGAPAPLPAVTGGCAL
- a CDS encoding type II toxin-antitoxin system PemK/MazF family toxin, translated to MRRAEIRLVNFEPARGSESNKTRPAVIVSNDGANVMAGRLGRGVVTVVPVTSNVRRVFPFQVLLPAAECGLAVDSKAQAEQVRSVSVERVGRRAGKLTPALMERVEAALRLHLGL
- a CDS encoding TAXI family TRAP transporter solute-binding subunit — its product is MTALTRVTAAVLLLLTTLTACGSDFAGTRLRIAAGNDRGVYYQLAQPLAGAWAAGLAIERPEIQQTRGSPDNLARLRAGTADVAFSAADVATDPSGEPNLAALARIYDDYLHVVVRADSPVRSLADLRGRRVAIGSPESGVAVIAQLLLNASGLGDPGSMTVRYLGLDESLGALERREIDAFFWSGGLPTNSISTLANRIPLRLIDVGEAMPEMRRVNPVYRTATIPGSTYPQSGGPVTTLVVPNFLVVPTTMSDDVAEALTRGLFDARPELAKANTAALSIDLRPAIETAPMALHPGALRYYRNLKN
- a CDS encoding amino acid ABC transporter ATP-binding protein; translated protein: MIKAAAVNKFFGDLHVLRDIDFEVPRGQVVVVLGPSGSGKSTLCRAINRLEPINSGEIHVDGKPLPAEGKALAALRADVGMVFQSFNLFAHKTIVENVMLAPQKVRKVSSAEARKTAMELLERVGIANQADKYPAQLSGGQQQRVAIARALAMRPKVMLFDEPTSALDPEMVQEVLDVMTSLAADGMTMLVVTHEMGFARRAAHRVVFMSDGEIVEDSTPDEFFTSPKSDRAKDFLGKILTH
- a CDS encoding ribbon-helix-helix protein, CopG family, which gives rise to MKLSVSLSDEDVAFIDHYAAAADVPSRSAVVHRALELLRASQLEDDYRAAWDEWAALGDEAEWDAATGDGVLAR
- a CDS encoding response regulator transcription factor, which translates into the protein MRVLLVEDDDRVADALVPALLRRGLSVRRLASGAEVLDRIADVDVVLLDLGLPDVDGMVLCWRIREISDVAIIVVSARGEVDDRILGLRSGADDYLVKPYDVDELVARVHAVRRRRGEPARAATGAIRVADVLIDLDRHEVTAGGEVITLSRKEFGVLKLIAAEGGSVCSRDRLLTELWGRRGQAESRSLDVHVATLRTKLGRAELIETVRGVGYRLGARPDGE